CAGTACTCTCCTTTCCTGGGCCAGTCCTGGGCTGCCCTTGCATCTATGGCTCCATGAATCCCAAAGATCTATGCAAAATCACAGTCCCAGCCACATGGTGCtctcacacccccaccccatccagaCTCACAGTGCAGACTCCACATCTTAGCTCCCACAAGCCAGCCTCTCTTGCCACGTTCTAGGGCCCTCTGAACAACCACTGGAAAAAGGGAGCTCACACTGACTGGGTTGGAACCTATTAGCCGTGTTTACCATGtggtagccaggtgtggtggtacatgcctacaaTCCTGGTATCTGGACCATGAGTTCAGTCAGTTTGGGCCATATAGCTagatactgtttcaaaacaaacacaaaagttgACCATGGAGTATGGCACAGGACCATGGAGATAAGAGGCCCCCAAAGTCCTTCAAAGTACTGTAAAAGTGAGGCAGAGCTGAGGGGAAGCTCCATCTTCTCTGTAGGGGTGAGGCTAGGTGAGAGTGGTGATCAGGCTGGACCTGACtgtagtagccctggctggtctggaactctgtagaccaggctggcaaaCGCAAGAGATCCACTcgcctctgcctcgagtgctgggattaaaggcgtgcaccaccctgCCTGGCCCTGGCTTTAACAGAAGTGACCTGTCTTACCACAGCTGTCCTTCGTAACCTTTCAGTGTTTTCCCTTGAACCCCAAGGGGGGGCTCTCCACTCCAGACTGGGGTCCAGTCTCTCCAACGGTGGAGCTCAGGGCTGGTACACAGTCCTACATGCCCTCAAGATCCACTTTCACGTTGCCAAAGCCAGTACCACCCCCACTCAATATGGGACTCCGCCAGTATCTCTACTTgtatccccccccctccccgaaaGCTATTTCCAATGGGGAAAGAAAAGGGTTCAGGGGAGGGAAACTTTTTGATAACAGCAGTTGTGGTTTTATTGTGTCCAACACATTAATAAATGAACTTCAAGCCTGAGCCTGTAGATGCCCTGACTCTCCTTGCGCAGCCCCGGGCACCAGCCCCTTCTCACGTGCTCTGAAGAGGAGGGTGGTACTGGAGGTGGCCTGGCTGTAGTGTCTAACTCACGTGAGGTGCGCACATCAGAGGCTCAAGGTGGGCACCAGAAGTTGTGGGTTATGGGCTCCCTTGAGAGCACAACCCCGGATGCAAGGCCTGGCAGCTCCTAGGAAGCTGCTACTGGTTTGCCTGGTTCTGTTCAGGCATCTGAGGtaagaaggaagggctggaggaggggctTATCCCACCTTCACCAGGGTAGCAGGCAGACAAATAcagagaatataaatataaatccaGCCACTAGCCGAAAACAACCCGAGGGATGGACACCAGCCCTACGGGCGGGTCCAGACGGTGCTCCTCGGCGCACAGAGTGCGCTCCTGCCCCCTGGTGGTTAGCAGAGGCTGGTCCAGCCGCCAGGGCTGGTAGGTATAGCACCTTGAAGAGGGTGAAGCAGGGGCAGAGACACAGGAGGCCCAAGCCACCTAGTGTAGAAAACTACCGAGTATCCAAGCTCCTGTCAactcacagatgagaaaactgacgCCCAGAGAAGAATGGCCTTGGGAGGTCACAGGGTGACGGACATGCCAGTCATCATTCCACTCCACCGCAACCAATGAGGCCTCTGCTcccagagcaggaagaggaagtgaaacgGCTGGGAGATGGGTGGAGGTCAAACAGAAAACGCCACTCCCAGAAGCCTGGCTTTTCCCAGTCTTGGACAGGCCAGGGGAAAGGTCAGGGTGAGGGACGAGGAGCCAAACCTAAGATCAGCAAGTATAACCGTGCGCTCACAATACCTGGTCCCTTTCTCAGGCCCAGGCTGGTGCTGGGTTACTGGCAGGAAATTTAGAGAGCTGGAATCCCTGATAGGAGCTAGACCCTGGACTGGGCACTTTGGCATGACAGCCCCGCTTCCTGCCCAGGCAGATGGAAGAGACACTATGTACCCTAAGTGTCCAGGTGACTGTGGAGAAAATGTGATGTGAGCCGGGGGCAGGGTGGGCTATCATGGAAGGGTCACGGGGAAGGCCAGCAATCAAGTTCTCTTGCACTTCTTGGAGTTAAGAGGGGACAAAAGTGGTACTGGCCTGGGCCAGCCCAGCTTCCTGACCTGGAGGGTCGTTCCCTTACTGACTGGAAGAACGGCTTGCTTCTGTGCCCCTGTGCCCTCAGCCCATCCCAGAATGGGGTTGGAACGGTAAAGACAGAAGGGCAGCCCTTCAGCCATCCAGGGAGCCACTGCCCTTGTTCTTGCGGCTGAGAGGGAAGGCGGACTTGCTCTGGGGCTGGGTCATCTTGCTGGCCAGGTAGATGAAAGGCTCCAGGAGGGAACGGCGGTCGGCCACTGACACCTCCCACAGTTTCACCTTCTCTGACTTGGCCCAATGCTGTGCCACATCCGGGTCGACACGACGCTGCTCCTGCAGGTCACACTTGTTGCCAAGGACCACGATGGTGACCTGGAGAAGAGAGACAAGAGTAGaggctggctgggtggtggtggcacacgtctttaatctcagcactcgggaggcagaggcaggagggtctctgcgagttcaaggccaggctggtctacagagtgtgagttccaggacaggcagagctgttacagagagactctgttttgaaaaaaaagaaaaagagtagagGCTGTACATGTGCAGTGGCTCAGGATCAGGAGGAGCTGGCAGCTGCAGTTCCCAGAGGTCAACGGCTTACACAACTTTGGAGGACTGGCAAGAGCATGGGATCACAGGGAAGAAAGATTATGGGGAGCTTTGTGTATTCGAAGGGACCCTACTAAACCAAAGAAAAGTCTCTTTCAACTGTCCGATCACAAGGCCACCTCTTGTATGGAGATGGCTTGAAGACCCTCTCCAATGACCTTCACAGTCTTCTAGCTCCTAAACTACCCCTTGGCAAATGAGCACAATGGGAATCATGCCAGCACCCCAAAGCCGGCCAAGGACCCGTGCTCTCCTAACACTGGGCTCCCAGCAGGAGTCCGGGACACGTACCTCCTTCTTGTCCTTGGACTTGTCGATTTCCTTCTTGAGCAGCTCAACGCGCTGAAACGATTCTCGGCTGTCTGTGCTGTAGACCAGGACGTAGCCATCAGTGCAGGAGAAGCAGTGCCTGGGCAGCTCGGCCCCATCTCGGAGACCCCGCGTGTCGTAGAAACGCACTTGCTCCCGCACCCCTCGGTCTGTCTCAATGGAGCCTACGTAGATGTCTTCCTGGGTCTCAATCATCTCAGAACCTGGGTTAAAATGAGACTTGATTAAGAGTCAAGGGAGATGGGAAATGTGAGAGAGGTAGACGTCCTAATGAGCTGACTAGCCATGGAGCATAAGGAATGAGGGGCTCAGGAGAGGCCAGACTTGAGAGAGTTGGACAGAAATGACCTGGGGAATGAAGGTCATGTCATTATCACACTAAGCAAAAGTGCAACACAAAACTGGgtatggtgccacacaccttgaATCAAAGCTCTCGGAGGGGCAAGGGCAGGGGCagattgatctctgtgagttccaggc
This Peromyscus leucopus breed LL Stock chromosome 8b, UCI_PerLeu_2.1, whole genome shotgun sequence DNA region includes the following protein-coding sequences:
- the Nkiras2 gene encoding NF-kappa-B inhibitor-interacting Ras-like protein 2 translates to MGKSCKVVVCGQASVGKTSILEQLLYGNHVVGSEMIETQEDIYVGSIETDRGVREQVRFYDTRGLRDGAELPRHCFSCTDGYVLVYSTDSRESFQRVELLKKEIDKSKDKKEVTIVVLGNKCDLQEQRRVDPDVAQHWAKSEKVKLWEVSVADRRSLLEPFIYLASKMTQPQSKSAFPLSRKNKGSGSLDG